The sequence CAATTACATTGCCGGCGGTACCTATTTCTTCACCCTGGTTACATCGGACAGAACAAAATTTTTCACAGATAAGAGATACATCGAGAGCTTCCTTTCTGCACTTTCTACCATCCAAAAATATCATCATTTTGATCTGATTGCCTATTGCGTTTTGCCGGATCACATTCATCTCATTTTGACCCTTGCAGAAGATGACAAAGATTTTTCATCAAGGATTAAAGAAATAAAGAAAATGACCACCAAGAAATCACGTGAATTTAGCGGAGACCACAATATGATAATTTGGCAGAAGCGTTTCTGGGAACATACGATCAAAGACCAGGAAGATTTTCAAAATTGCTTTGACTATATCCATTACAACCCAATCAAACATGGATATTCTGACAAATATGATTGGTTATGGTCCAGTTATTGGAGTTATTATTCTGAAGGAGAGAATAATGCTCCTGAAATCGATCCAAAAAAATTTCAAAACAGTATGAATTCGTTCGGGGAGTGAAAAGAATAACGCCAGGAATAGTTACATTCGTGACGTCAGGTTGAAAAGCGCAACCTGACCTACGAAAGAACACAAGAGCCGGACTGGAGAGAACAATTCGTCTTACGACCTAACCCCTCTTATAACTATCGAGAAGTGATATTCTCATAAGTAATAATTAAATATTAAACAACCCATCCCTGCTCCCCTACCCCGACAACCAAGGTGCTGCCAGCTCAACCAGTTTGTCATCCTGAACGAAGTGAAGGATCTTAGAGGTGGAAGGGCAAAAGCAAGATTCTTCACACACGAAGTGTACTGCGCAAAAAAAGCTCTGAATGACAGAAGTAGCCGGGGTCAACCTCACTACCCTGATAAATAAAAATGGCTGGGAGTGCCAGCCATTTTCTAGATATCAAAGAAGCAAAGACTTACGCCCCAGTCATCATGGCGGCGACGTCGGCTTCGACGGTATCAATCGGTTTCAGGTCAAAGGCTTCCACGATCACCTTAACGACATTCGGCGAAAGGAAAGCCGGCAACGTGGGTCCAAGCCTGATTTTC comes from Dehalobacter sp. and encodes:
- a CDS encoding transposase; translation: MPKFIRNYIAGGTYFFTLVTSDRTKFFTDKRYIESFLSALSTIQKYHHFDLIAYCVLPDHIHLILTLAEDDKDFSSRIKEIKKMTTKKSREFSGDHNMIIWQKRFWEHTIKDQEDFQNCFDYIHYNPIKHGYSDKYDWLWSSYWSYYSEGENNAPEIDPKKFQNSMNSFGE